A window from Deinococcus misasensis DSM 22328 encodes these proteins:
- a CDS encoding histone deacetylase family protein produces MLRAYTPAHIVFPLPEGHRFPLYKYAGVRDRLLGKLPILDAELIPWELAATVHDVAYLNRWRYGEMSRAEEREYGLPWSVQVVDRARGAAGGTLAAMQDALTSGWGINLAGGTHHAFRNKAEGFCLLNDVAICSHLALREGVVKRILVLDLDVHQGNGTASMLSGYPEVFTLSIHGERNYPFRKEKSTLDIGLPDGVTDLEYVQVLETQVKPALEAFKPDLVFYLAGVDVLSNDRFGRFSLSLQGVEQRDRWVFTWCFGAGVPVVSVMAGGYNKNPEMTVLAAAQTIEVGLNLK; encoded by the coding sequence GTGCTGAGAGCCTACACCCCTGCCCACATTGTTTTTCCGCTGCCCGAGGGTCACCGTTTTCCCCTGTACAAGTATGCAGGTGTGCGAGACCGACTCCTCGGGAAGCTTCCCATTCTGGATGCCGAATTGATTCCATGGGAGCTTGCTGCCACCGTCCATGACGTGGCTTACCTGAACCGCTGGCGTTACGGTGAGATGAGCCGTGCAGAAGAAAGAGAGTACGGCCTCCCTTGGAGCGTGCAGGTGGTGGACCGTGCCCGAGGTGCTGCAGGTGGCACGCTGGCCGCCATGCAGGACGCTTTGACCTCTGGTTGGGGCATCAACCTTGCTGGAGGGACCCATCATGCATTCAGGAACAAAGCAGAGGGATTTTGCCTCCTGAACGATGTGGCCATCTGTTCTCATCTGGCTTTGCGTGAGGGCGTAGTCAAGCGAATTCTCGTGCTGGACCTCGATGTGCATCAGGGAAATGGCACGGCCAGCATGCTCTCGGGGTACCCGGAGGTGTTCACTTTGAGCATTCATGGGGAAAGAAATTACCCGTTCAGGAAGGAAAAAAGCACCCTTGACATAGGTTTGCCCGATGGGGTCACCGATCTGGAGTATGTGCAGGTTCTGGAGACACAGGTGAAGCCTGCACTTGAGGCGTTCAAGCCAGATCTGGTCTTTTATCTTGCAGGGGTGGATGTGCTCTCAAATGATCGATTTGGGCGGTTCTCGCTCAGTTTGCAAGGGGTGGAACAGCGGGATCGGTGGGTTTTCACATGGTGTTTTGGGGCTGGGGTTCCGGTGGTGAGTGTCATGGCAGGTGGTTACAACAAGAATCCAGAAATGACCGTGCTGGCCGCTGCCCAGACAATCGAGGTCGGATTAAACCTGAAGTGA
- the panC gene encoding pantoate--beta-alanine ligase: MQVVHTVSGLRQMLGQHHSVGFVPTMGFLHQGHASLIQQARAQHQTVVLSIFVNPTQFGPNEDFEKYPRNLEADIRIAEEAGADIIFAPSVREMYPEGFATNIDVQGAALPLEGEKRPGHFNGVATVVLKLLNIVGAEAAYFGEKDFQQVAVIRQLVRDFNHPTRIVSCPTVREPNGLAMSSRNSYFSPEQKQRADVIYRALMAARDAYQQGERRSEAILQAGRVVLEGEEALNLEYFTLVDAATLQHVEVIGDSDHRLLVAARLFNVRLIDNMGLV; encoded by the coding sequence ATGCAAGTCGTTCATACTGTTTCCGGGCTGCGCCAGATGCTGGGTCAACACCACAGCGTCGGATTCGTGCCCACCATGGGTTTTCTGCATCAGGGACATGCCAGCCTGATCCAGCAGGCCAGAGCCCAACACCAGACGGTGGTGCTGAGCATTTTCGTGAACCCCACCCAATTTGGTCCCAATGAGGACTTCGAAAAATACCCCCGCAACCTTGAGGCAGACATCCGCATTGCCGAAGAGGCCGGAGCAGACATCATTTTTGCCCCTTCTGTGCGTGAAATGTACCCGGAGGGATTTGCCACCAATATTGATGTGCAGGGGGCCGCTTTGCCTCTGGAAGGGGAAAAACGTCCAGGCCATTTCAATGGTGTGGCCACAGTGGTTTTGAAACTGCTCAACATTGTGGGGGCAGAAGCCGCTTATTTTGGTGAAAAAGATTTCCAGCAGGTGGCGGTGATCCGCCAGTTGGTGCGGGATTTCAACCATCCCACCCGCATCGTCTCCTGCCCCACAGTGCGTGAGCCCAATGGACTGGCCATGAGCAGCCGCAACAGCTATTTTTCTCCTGAGCAGAAACAGCGTGCAGACGTGATTTACCGCGCCCTGATGGCTGCCAGAGACGCTTACCAGCAGGGTGAACGCAGGTCTGAAGCGATTTTGCAAGCAGGAAGGGTGGTCTTGGAGGGTGAAGAAGCGTTAAACTTGGAATACTTCACACTGGTGGATGCAGCAACCCTGCAACACGTCGAAGTGATCGGCGATTCTGACCACAGGCTTCTCGTGGCTGCACGGCTTTTCAACGTGCGCCTGATCGACAACATGGGACTGGTATGA
- a CDS encoding alpha/beta hydrolase: protein MSVLEVLQMGARAWTEPRSIRVFIPDNLNPREARVLVMLDGQNAFDQSTAFIESWNAHQVLQARAMKGEAFAVVAIDNAGEAHARLHEYNLKKGASALGEAIFSDVLPKIGREYGLKMHGQNIAVMGAGLAGVCALYLGLKYSVALTACISPSLWVWGPDVNAFIHASQGHNRIYLDTGTHEAGAHALNQENLKKVRALREDLIRAGHQVAYQEVTGATHSEKHWRLRLPVVLDAFMNFDEVSKIWH from the coding sequence GTGAGTGTGCTGGAAGTGTTGCAAATGGGAGCCAGAGCATGGACGGAACCCCGATCCATCCGGGTTTTTATTCCTGACAATTTGAATCCCAGAGAAGCCCGAGTTTTGGTCATGCTGGACGGTCAGAATGCTTTCGATCAGTCCACGGCTTTCATTGAGTCCTGGAATGCCCATCAGGTGTTGCAGGCCCGTGCCATGAAAGGCGAAGCTTTTGCTGTGGTGGCCATCGACAACGCCGGAGAAGCCCACGCCCGTTTGCACGAGTACAACCTCAAGAAAGGGGCTTCTGCTCTTGGAGAAGCCATTTTCAGTGATGTGCTGCCCAAAATTGGCCGTGAGTACGGTCTGAAGATGCATGGGCAGAACATTGCCGTGATGGGGGCAGGTCTGGCCGGGGTGTGTGCCCTGTATCTGGGCCTCAAGTATTCGGTGGCCCTGACAGCATGCATCAGCCCATCGCTCTGGGTGTGGGGACCGGATGTGAACGCTTTCATCCACGCTTCCCAGGGGCACAACCGCATTTATCTGGACACCGGCACCCATGAGGCCGGAGCACACGCTTTGAATCAGGAAAACCTCAAGAAAGTCCGGGCTTTGCGTGAGGACCTCATCCGTGCAGGACATCAGGTGGCTTATCAGGAAGTGACTGGGGCCACCCACTCTGAGAAACACTGGCGCTTGCGTTTGCCGGTGGTCCTCGATGCCTTCATGAATTTCGATGAAGTGTCCAAAATCTGGCACTGA
- a CDS encoding PspC domain-containing protein, whose amino-acid sequence MLDQKKIVRTRQDRILAGVLGGLGQYFNINPAILRIAVALLAIYYPVGGVLALAYIAAWILLPEGPLGSEKTFPPLFGDLKRSRTERMVAGVCGGISRYYKLDVNILRIFFVVLTLLSGGVLAGVYLILWMLLPQENL is encoded by the coding sequence ATGTTGGACCAGAAGAAAATTGTTCGCACCAGACAGGACCGGATTCTTGCCGGGGTCCTGGGAGGTCTGGGTCAGTATTTCAACATCAACCCGGCGATTTTGCGCATTGCAGTGGCTTTGCTGGCCATTTATTACCCTGTGGGTGGCGTGCTGGCCCTTGCCTACATTGCCGCCTGGATTTTGCTGCCAGAGGGACCTCTGGGCAGTGAAAAAACCTTCCCTCCCCTGTTCGGAGACTTGAAACGCTCACGCACCGAACGCATGGTGGCTGGGGTGTGTGGTGGCATCAGCCGTTACTACAAACTGGATGTGAACATCCTGCGCATCTTCTTTGTGGTGCTGACCTTGCTGTCAGGTGGCGTGCTCGCTGGGGTCTACCTGATCCTCTGGATGCTGCTTCCCCAAGAAAACCTGTGA
- a CDS encoding SDR family NAD(P)-dependent oxidoreductase, protein MHILITGASSGIGLITAEALLEAGHQVTVAARRYDRFAPLQAMYGPEFLFPVKADLRVEQELENLVREARATFGPIDVLINNAGISRGPGWHQDVRSMDVVQLNLMAAIRLTQMVLPDMLERKQGHIINMGSVAGQVPVSTLYSASKFGLRGFSLALRRELLGTGVHVSLIAPGFVETDMTAKRKVPKIPPGKVAELILKLLKHPRAEVVIPGYYKILITLEQVFPGFGDFLVRRRQMLETT, encoded by the coding sequence ATGCACATTCTGATCACAGGGGCCTCAAGTGGAATTGGACTGATCACGGCCGAAGCTTTGCTGGAAGCAGGGCATCAGGTGACGGTGGCAGCCCGACGTTATGATCGGTTTGCTCCTCTGCAAGCCATGTATGGACCTGAATTTCTGTTTCCCGTCAAAGCGGATTTGCGTGTCGAACAAGAACTCGAAAATCTGGTGCGTGAAGCCAGAGCCACGTTTGGACCCATTGATGTGCTCATCAACAATGCAGGCATCAGCCGGGGACCGGGTTGGCATCAGGATGTGCGGTCCATGGATGTGGTGCAGCTCAATTTGATGGCGGCCATTCGCCTGACCCAAATGGTGTTGCCTGACATGCTGGAACGCAAACAGGGGCACATCATCAACATGGGGTCTGTGGCTGGGCAGGTTCCAGTCAGCACCCTGTACTCGGCCTCCAAGTTTGGCCTGAGGGGTTTTTCTCTGGCATTGAGACGTGAATTGCTCGGCACCGGAGTGCATGTTTCCCTGATTGCACCGGGCTTTGTGGAAACCGACATGACCGCAAAACGCAAAGTGCCCAAAATTCCACCCGGCAAAGTGGCAGAATTGATTTTGAAACTCCTCAAGCACCCCCGAGCAGAAGTGGTCATTCCGGGCTATTATAAAATCCTGATCACTCTGGAGCAGGTGTTCCCCGGATTTGGGGACTTCCTCGTGCGTCGTCGGCAAATGCTGGAAACAACCTGA
- the purB gene encoding adenylosuccinate lyase has protein sequence MIDRYLTKEMKTLWSEANKYRAWLKVELEAVRAWVSLNEVPQEAYDDLLQKSQSDPLDEAFADRVAEIENVTRHDIVAFTTALTERYGENARFIHLGLTSTDVVDTAQNLILDDALGIIIQDVQNLREVCREQAVVYKHTPCIGRTHGIHAEPMTFGLKFLNWMSALDRDLVRLEAARKLVRVVMLSGSVGTFAHVSPKVEEFVAEAWGWDIAKVTNQTLSRDRIAEVMSALAIFGGTLEKIAVEIRHLQRSEVREAMEPFAKGQKGSSSMPHKKNPIGCENITGMARLMRGNLQVALENMTLWHERDISHSSAERVILPDTTAAATFATRRLTRILKDLVVFPERMLYNMNALGGLIFSQRVLHKLIDTGMLRETAYAIVQRNSLESWETGVPLRELLEKDPEMPLSQEQLDAAFNLDWYLREVDAIYARFGL, from the coding sequence GTGATTGACCGTTACTTAACCAAGGAAATGAAGACCCTGTGGTCCGAAGCCAACAAATACCGTGCCTGGCTGAAAGTGGAACTTGAAGCCGTCCGTGCATGGGTGAGCCTGAATGAAGTGCCGCAGGAAGCCTACGACGACCTGCTTCAAAAGTCCCAGAGCGACCCTCTGGATGAAGCTTTTGCAGATCGTGTGGCAGAAATCGAGAACGTGACCCGTCACGACATCGTGGCTTTCACCACCGCCCTCACGGAGCGTTACGGCGAGAATGCGCGGTTCATCCACCTGGGTCTGACTTCCACCGATGTGGTGGACACCGCACAGAACCTGATTCTGGACGATGCTCTGGGCATCATCATCCAAGACGTGCAAAACCTGCGTGAAGTGTGCCGTGAACAGGCTGTGGTCTACAAGCACACCCCCTGCATTGGTCGCACCCACGGCATCCATGCCGAGCCCATGACTTTCGGTCTGAAGTTCCTGAACTGGATGAGCGCTCTGGACCGCGATCTGGTGCGCCTTGAAGCCGCCCGCAAACTGGTGCGCGTGGTGATGCTGTCCGGTTCGGTGGGCACCTTTGCCCACGTGAGCCCCAAAGTGGAAGAATTCGTCGCAGAGGCTTGGGGATGGGACATCGCCAAAGTCACCAACCAGACCCTCAGCCGTGACCGCATTGCCGAAGTGATGTCGGCTCTGGCCATCTTCGGCGGAACCCTCGAAAAAATTGCCGTGGAAATCCGCCACCTGCAACGCTCTGAAGTGCGCGAAGCCATGGAACCTTTCGCCAAAGGTCAAAAAGGCTCTTCAAGCATGCCCCACAAGAAAAATCCCATCGGATGTGAAAACATCACAGGCATGGCGCGCCTGATGCGTGGCAACCTGCAGGTGGCCCTTGAGAACATGACCCTCTGGCACGAGCGGGACATCTCCCACTCCAGCGCAGAACGGGTGATCCTGCCCGACACCACTGCGGCTGCCACCTTTGCCACCCGCCGCCTGACCCGCATCCTCAAGGATCTGGTGGTCTTCCCCGAGCGCATGCTGTACAACATGAACGCTCTGGGCGGCCTGATCTTCTCGCAGCGTGTGCTGCACAAGCTGATCGATACGGGCATGCTGCGTGAAACCGCCTATGCCATCGTGCAACGCAACAGCCTGGAATCCTGGGAAACCGGTGTTCCCCTGCGCGAACTGCTGGAAAAAGACCCCGAGATGCCCCTGTCTCAGGAGCAACTCGATGCGGCTTTCAATCTGGACTGGTACCTGCGTGAAGTGGATGCCATCTACGCCCGTTTCGGCCTGTAA
- a CDS encoding helix-turn-helix domain-containing protein — MPQRPLKIQPHLPLRDIQHRYKNCPSIKEKMRWQVIWLMSKHPDFTVQHIAEITGFTEVWVRKIVHRWNEDGPNGLMDGHRHNPGGKRKSLSDEQAEVLQKALLDAPPGGGRWTANTISEWIENHLQVKMHPVTAWSYVKRLDFIYQQIYGEPMPIYRPEKA, encoded by the coding sequence ATGCCACAGCGTCCCCTGAAAATACAGCCACACCTTCCCCTGCGCGACATCCAGCACCGCTACAAGAACTGCCCTTCCATCAAAGAAAAAATGCGCTGGCAGGTGATCTGGCTGATGAGCAAACATCCCGATTTCACTGTGCAGCACATTGCAGAGATCACAGGCTTCACCGAAGTCTGGGTGCGAAAAATCGTGCACCGCTGGAACGAAGATGGCCCCAACGGTCTGATGGACGGTCACCGACACAATCCCGGTGGCAAACGCAAATCCCTCAGCGATGAGCAAGCCGAGGTGCTGCAAAAAGCACTGCTGGATGCCCCTCCGGGAGGAGGCCGCTGGACCGCCAACACCATCTCCGAATGGATTGAAAACCACCTGCAGGTGAAAATGCATCCGGTCACTGCATGGAGCTATGTCAAGCGCCTGGATTTCATCTACCAGCAGATTTACGGTGAACCCATGCCCATTTACCGACCTGAGAAAGCCTGA
- a CDS encoding type IV pilus twitching motility protein PilT codes for MIGELAIQMISRRASDIHLHVGSPPIARIDGHLSRFGDKILTPDDMRSIVKELMTERQLAEFEHRYELDFGYSFPSVGRFRCNVFKQRGSVGIVMRVIHNNIPSFESLGLPTTLLEDYVNQDRGLILVTGPTGSGKSTTLASMVDYINRHFAYNIITIEDPIEFLHKNHQSIVVQREVGQDTSDFKSALKYALRQDPDVILIGEMRDKETVEAALSAAQTGHLVLSTLHTQDAMRTVNRIIDFFAPHEREQIRIQLSDSLIGIVSQRLLRKATGEGRVLAYEALINTPLIREYIRDEEKTPLIKDALAEGSLRGMHTFDQYLVRLYEEQLITLDEAIASATSAHELRLMLTSSNSW; via the coding sequence ATGATTGGTGAACTTGCTATCCAAATGATTTCCCGGCGAGCCTCCGACATTCACTTGCATGTCGGCTCCCCACCCATCGCTCGAATTGACGGTCACCTGTCCCGTTTTGGTGACAAGATCTTAACCCCCGATGACATGCGCTCGATTGTCAAAGAACTGATGACCGAGCGTCAACTTGCTGAATTCGAACACCGCTACGAGTTGGACTTCGGGTATTCGTTCCCGAGTGTGGGTCGTTTCCGTTGCAACGTGTTCAAACAGCGTGGCAGTGTGGGCATTGTGATGCGGGTCATCCACAACAACATTCCCAGCTTCGAATCTCTGGGCCTGCCCACCACTTTGCTGGAAGATTACGTGAATCAGGACCGGGGTCTGATTCTGGTGACCGGTCCCACCGGTTCCGGAAAATCCACCACCCTCGCCAGCATGGTGGATTACATCAACCGCCACTTTGCTTACAACATCATCACCATTGAAGATCCCATCGAGTTCTTGCACAAGAACCACCAGAGCATCGTGGTCCAGCGTGAAGTGGGTCAGGACACCTCTGATTTCAAAAGCGCCCTGAAGTATGCTTTGCGTCAGGATCCAGATGTGATTCTGATCGGCGAGATGCGGGACAAGGAAACCGTAGAAGCGGCGCTTTCAGCTGCCCAGACTGGACACCTTGTGCTCAGCACCCTGCACACCCAGGATGCCATGCGCACCGTGAACCGCATCATTGATTTCTTTGCGCCACACGAAAGGGAACAAATCCGCATTCAGTTGTCGGATTCCTTGATTGGGATTGTCAGCCAGCGTTTGCTCCGCAAGGCCACGGGCGAGGGTCGCGTGCTGGCTTACGAGGCCCTGATCAACACCCCCCTCATCCGTGAATACATCCGCGATGAGGAAAAAACCCCCCTCATCAAAGATGCACTGGCCGAAGGCAGCCTGCGTGGCATGCACACGTTCGACCAGTACCTTGTGCGCCTGTACGAAGAACAACTCATCACCCTTGATGAGGCGATTGCCAGTGCAACCAGCGCGCACGAACTCCGACTCATGCTCACCTCCAGCAACAGCTGGTAA
- a CDS encoding GreA/GreB family elongation factor, translating to MTKTHEITVKGYEKLVNDLDHLKKVRRPEISDYMGKAIADGDLRESAAYDEARMLQSENEAKIAELEELVSKAVVIIEDLSELKSASVDLSKVKYRVEASRRSGVALGAKVEIQDDKGKLHTFEIVGAYEADVFKKKISDQSPLGQELLGKGVGDVVVVRPNEKTTVKYTIKAIHFD from the coding sequence ATGACCAAAACACACGAAATCACCGTCAAAGGCTACGAAAAGCTGGTCAATGACCTGGATCACCTGAAGAAAGTCCGCCGCCCCGAGATCAGCGATTACATGGGCAAAGCCATTGCAGACGGAGACCTCCGCGAAAGTGCTGCCTACGATGAGGCACGCATGCTGCAATCCGAGAACGAAGCCAAAATTGCCGAGCTGGAAGAACTGGTCAGCAAAGCTGTGGTGATCATTGAGGACCTGTCCGAACTCAAGAGCGCCTCTGTGGACCTCTCCAAAGTCAAATACCGCGTGGAAGCCAGCCGCAGAAGCGGTGTGGCCCTCGGAGCCAAAGTGGAAATCCAGGACGATAAAGGCAAACTGCACACCTTTGAAATCGTGGGCGCTTACGAAGCCGACGTGTTCAAAAAGAAAATCAGCGACCAGAGCCCTCTGGGTCAGGAGTTGCTGGGCAAGGGTGTCGGTGATGTGGTGGTGGTGCGTCCCAACGAGAAAACCACCGTCAAGTACACCATCAAAGCCATTCACTTCGATTGA
- a CDS encoding Crp/Fnr family transcriptional regulator: MKTYGSYSMVDVHGQGRPLRRGDTLYYTGDASPSLYRLEKGLLRAVRLTPQGRNLTVRHIQPGDIFGEEALHSLQRSHQVIALTDAVVHPIYPQELQGEALWEVLQSLSSQLQRVMNDGVHIQDGELRERIARYLLNLADSSLGGEDSEGVRFVRATHELIAEGTGATRESVSKLIGEMRDDGLLSPAYRCIALTNENELRAIAGL, translated from the coding sequence ATGAAAACTTACGGATCTTACTCAATGGTGGATGTACACGGTCAGGGACGCCCTCTTCGTCGTGGAGACACCCTGTATTACACCGGTGATGCCAGCCCCAGCCTGTACCGTCTGGAAAAAGGCCTGCTCCGTGCTGTGCGCCTCACCCCACAAGGCCGCAACCTCACCGTTCGCCACATCCAACCCGGCGACATCTTTGGTGAAGAAGCCCTTCACAGCCTCCAACGCTCCCATCAGGTGATTGCCCTCACCGACGCTGTGGTGCACCCCATTTACCCCCAGGAACTCCAAGGCGAAGCCCTCTGGGAAGTGCTGCAATCCCTCAGCTCCCAGCTTCAGCGTGTCATGAACGACGGCGTGCACATTCAAGACGGTGAACTCCGCGAGCGCATCGCCCGTTACCTGCTCAACCTTGCCGATTCCTCTCTGGGCGGCGAAGACTCCGAAGGTGTGCGCTTCGTGCGTGCCACCCACGAACTGATTGCTGAAGGCACCGGAGCCACCCGCGAAAGCGTCTCCAAGCTGATCGGTGAAATGCGCGATGACGGCCTCCTGAGCCCCGCTTACCGCTGCATCGCCCTCACCAACGAAAACGAACTGCGCGCCATTGCTGGCTTATAA
- a CDS encoding inositol monophosphatase family protein: MTDLKVFLDVAIEAARSAGAIHLFYRDQDVGVASKSNFSDLVTVVDKKSEEKIREVILGHFPEHAILGEEMGQNREADFLWVVDPLDGTVNYAHGFPFSCVSIGLEIRGVRSVGVVFDANRNELFTAVRGQGAFLNGRRIAVSQTPELMSPALLATGFPYDVSTDSTNLEKLSRFLKLGLPVRRPGAAALDISYVACGRLDGFWEYKLNPWDMSAALLILEEAGGQFSDFSGQEYQYGQPLVISNGKIHPQMLEVLQ; the protein is encoded by the coding sequence ATGACAGACCTGAAGGTTTTTCTGGATGTGGCCATTGAAGCTGCCCGCAGTGCCGGAGCCATCCACCTGTTTTACCGGGATCAGGATGTGGGCGTTGCCAGCAAAAGCAATTTCTCCGATCTGGTGACGGTGGTGGACAAGAAATCCGAAGAGAAGATCCGGGAGGTGATTCTCGGGCACTTCCCAGAGCACGCCATTCTGGGCGAGGAAATGGGTCAGAACCGCGAAGCCGATTTCCTCTGGGTGGTGGATCCTCTGGACGGAACCGTGAATTATGCCCATGGCTTTCCGTTCAGTTGTGTTTCGATTGGTCTGGAAATTCGAGGGGTGCGCAGTGTGGGTGTGGTGTTTGATGCCAACCGCAATGAACTGTTCACAGCAGTTCGAGGGCAGGGGGCTTTTCTGAATGGTCGGCGCATTGCGGTGTCCCAAACGCCAGAGCTGATGTCCCCGGCTTTGCTGGCCACAGGGTTTCCTTACGATGTCTCCACCGATTCCACCAACCTTGAGAAACTTTCCCGTTTCCTGAAACTGGGTTTGCCTGTGCGCAGACCCGGAGCCGCAGCCCTCGACATCTCCTACGTGGCCTGCGGCCGTCTGGATGGCTTCTGGGAATACAAGCTGAACCCTTGGGACATGAGCGCTGCCCTGCTCATTCTGGAAGAGGCAGGAGGGCAATTCAGTGACTTCTCGGGGCAGGAGTACCAGTACGGTCAGCCGCTGGTGATCAGCAACGGCAAGATCCACCCACAGATGCTGGAGGTGCTGCAATAA
- the dps gene encoding DNA starvation/stationary phase protection protein Dps has translation MENRTFHTRLDLNSETRHAMTDRLNQLVADLFDLYSQVKQAHWNLKGMQFIAVHELLDQHAAELLTFIDELAERASTLGGYALGTVRQSAKSTRLPELSVQLTDVRSYISALSDAYAVAARCARENINDADEKGDKVTADLFTEVSTALDKRLWFLEAHLQS, from the coding sequence ATGGAAAACCGCACTTTTCACACCCGACTGGACCTCAATTCCGAAACCCGCCATGCCATGACCGACCGCTTGAATCAACTGGTGGCTGATCTTTTTGACCTGTATTCTCAGGTGAAGCAAGCCCACTGGAACCTCAAAGGCATGCAGTTCATCGCGGTCCATGAACTGCTGGACCAACATGCTGCAGAACTGCTGACCTTCATTGACGAACTGGCTGAAAGGGCTTCCACTCTGGGAGGATATGCTCTGGGAACGGTGCGTCAGAGTGCCAAAAGCACCCGTTTGCCCGAGTTGTCCGTGCAACTCACGGATGTGCGTTCCTACATCAGTGCCCTTTCCGACGCTTACGCCGTGGCTGCCCGATGTGCCCGTGAAAACATCAATGATGCCGATGAAAAAGGAGACAAGGTGACTGCCGATCTGTTCACCGAAGTCAGCACCGCTCTGGACAAACGCCTGTGGTTCTTGGAAGCCCATTTGCAATCCTGA
- a CDS encoding metallophosphoesterase family protein — translation MRIAILSDTHGLLRPEVKTLLADADFILHAGDVGKPEIHDELSSIAPMYAVRGNVDRDPWFYRHTPKTHAIKLGEVWFYLLHNLEELDLKPEEGGFDVIISGHTHIPKAEKRGGVLFLNPGSIGPKRFNLPISMAWLTIEGKKIQHKFVVF, via the coding sequence ATGCGAATTGCCATCCTTTCTGACACCCATGGCCTGCTGCGCCCAGAGGTCAAAACCCTCCTCGCAGACGCCGACTTCATCCTGCATGCTGGTGATGTGGGCAAACCCGAAATCCACGACGAGCTCTCCTCCATTGCCCCCATGTATGCGGTGCGTGGCAATGTGGACCGCGATCCATGGTTTTACCGCCACACCCCCAAAACCCACGCCATCAAACTGGGAGAGGTGTGGTTTTACCTGCTTCACAACCTCGAAGAACTGGATCTGAAGCCAGAGGAAGGGGGTTTTGATGTGATCATTTCCGGGCACACCCACATCCCGAAGGCTGAGAAAAGAGGCGGAGTGCTTTTTCTGAATCCGGGGTCCATTGGCCCCAAGCGCTTCAATTTACCAATCAGCATGGCCTGGTTGACCATCGAAGGCAAAAAAATCCAGCACAAATTTGTGGTGTTTTGA
- the ispH gene encoding 4-hydroxy-3-methylbut-2-enyl diphosphate reductase: MIERIYLAKPRGFCAGVVMAIQAVEKAAQALDKPVTVYHSIVHNHTVVERLEDQYGVHFVEDLQDLPMLPANGDTVVFSAHGISPVVRQRAADMGLHTIDATCPLVTKVHTEAKKYAREGYHILLIGDSAKHQEVIGTKGEAEDVTTVVAVLGKEGKGMESAHSVTVPDPDKVVVLTQTTLNVDDVYRTIEVLKSRFPNMVIPPSDDLCYATKNRQDAVKNIAPNVQAFLVLTSTHSSNGMRLLELAESLCGRAHRLETDADVKSIDFSGVSSIGITSAASTPDDLVQRVVQHFLALNPALEVIEEGEWENIKFREPKRLPPPAAQV, encoded by the coding sequence ATGATTGAGCGGATTTACCTTGCCAAGCCCAGAGGCTTTTGTGCAGGTGTGGTGATGGCCATTCAGGCCGTCGAGAAGGCTGCACAGGCTCTGGACAAACCGGTGACGGTGTACCACAGCATCGTGCACAACCACACCGTGGTGGAGCGTCTGGAAGACCAGTACGGGGTGCATTTTGTGGAGGATTTGCAAGACCTCCCGATGCTGCCTGCCAACGGAGACACGGTTGTTTTCAGTGCCCACGGGATCAGTCCTGTGGTGCGCCAGAGGGCTGCGGACATGGGCCTGCACACCATCGATGCCACCTGTCCTCTGGTCACCAAGGTGCACACCGAGGCCAAGAAGTACGCCCGCGAGGGGTACCACATCCTGCTCATCGGAGACAGCGCCAAACACCAGGAAGTGATTGGCACCAAAGGGGAAGCCGAAGACGTGACCACGGTGGTTGCGGTTCTGGGCAAAGAAGGCAAAGGCATGGAAAGCGCCCACTCGGTCACGGTGCCTGATCCTGACAAAGTGGTGGTGCTCACCCAGACCACCCTGAATGTGGACGATGTGTACAGGACCATCGAGGTGCTGAAATCCCGTTTCCCCAACATGGTGATTCCGCCCAGCGATGACCTGTGTTACGCCACCAAAAACCGTCAGGATGCTGTGAAAAACATCGCACCCAACGTGCAGGCTTTTCTGGTCCTGACCAGCACCCATTCCAGCAACGGCATGCGTTTGCTGGAACTTGCGGAGTCCCTGTGCGGTCGTGCACACCGCCTGGAAACCGATGCAGACGTGAAATCCATTGATTTCTCTGGCGTGAGCAGCATTGGGATCACTTCGGCAGCCAGCACCCCGGACGATCTGGTCCAGAGGGTGGTGCAGCACTTCCTTGCGCTGAATCCGGCTCTGGAGGTCATTGAAGAAGGGGAATGGGAGAACATCAAGTTCAGGGAACCCAAACGCCTGCCTCCACCTGCTGCACAGGTTTGA